In the Arachis ipaensis cultivar K30076 chromosome B10, Araip1.1, whole genome shotgun sequence genome, one interval contains:
- the LOC107623965 gene encoding amino acid permease 3 isoform X1 yields the protein MVEDVASGNHHLQQQQPQAFDVSVEGYEHRDSKFFDEDGRHKRTGTVWTASAHIITAVIGAGVLSLSWAIAQLGWVAGPAAMILFSLVTYYTSTLLSVCYRTGDPVNGKRNHTYMDAVRSILGMLCHQIQFTKAIFLGLETGGFKVKICGCIQYANLFGVAVGYTVAASISMMAVQRSNCFHSSGGKDPCHMNSNVYMITFGVAEIILSQIPDFDQLWWLSIVAAVMSFTYSIIGLGLGVGKVVENKRVRGSLTGITVGTVSESRKIWRTFQALGDIAFAYSYSMILIEIEDTVKSPPKESTTMKKATFISVVVTTFFYMLCGCFGYAAFGDSSPGNLLTGFGFYNPFWLLDVANAAIVVHLVGAYQVYCQPLFSFIEKTATDRFPNSDFVNKEIKIPIPGYHPYKLNLFRLVWRTIFVIITTLLSMLLPFFNDIVGLLGAIGFWPITVYFPVEMYIVQKRIPKWSTRWVCLYMLSFACLIVSVTAAAGSVAGIIDDVKVYKPFRTNY from the exons ATGGTTGAGGACGTAGCTAGCGGCAACCACCAcctccaacaacaacaaccacaagcatttgatgTCTCCGTTGAAGGGTATGAACACAGAGATTCCAAGTTCTTTGATGAGGACGGCCGCCACAAACGAACTG GTACTGTGTGGACTGCAAGTGCGCACATAATAACGGCGGTTATTGGCGCTGGGGTGTTGTCCTTGTCTTGGGCTATAGCTCAGCTTGGTTGGGTTGCTGGTCCTGCTGCGATGATTCTCTTCTCTCTTGTTACCTACTACACTTCCactcttctatctgtttgttacCGTACCGGTGACCCAGTTAATGGAAAGAGAAACCACACATACATGGATGCTGTTAGATCAATTCTTGGTATGTTATGCCACCAGATTCAATTCACCAAAGCAATTTTTTTGGGGCTGGAAACTG GTGGCTTTAAGGTCAAGATTTGCGGTTGTATTCAGTATGCTAACCTTTTTGGCGTTGCCGTTGGGTACACAGTAGCAGCTTCCATAAGCATGAT GGCAGTCCAAAGGTCTAATTGCTTCCACAGTAGCGGTGGGAAGGATCCGTGCCACATGAATAGCAATGTGTACATGATTACGTTTGGTGTTGCGGAAATTATCCTCTCCCAAATTCCAGACTTCGATCAGTTATGGTGGCTTTCCATTGTAGCTGCTGTCATGTCCTTCACTTACTCGATAATTGGACTGGGTTTGGGTGTTGGTAAAGTCGTAG AAAACAAGAGAGTAAGAGGAAGCCTAACCGGCATAACTGTTGGGACTGTGAGTGAGAGTAGAAAAATTTGGAGAACCTTCCAAGCACTTGGCGACATAGCCTTTGCTTACTCATACTCAATGATCCTGATAGAAATTGAG GATACTGTCAAATCTCCTCCAAAAGAGTCCACAACAATGAAGAAGGCTACTTTCATTAGTGTAGTAGTCACAACCTTTTTCTACATGCTATGCGGCTGCTTTGGATACGCTGCTTTCGGAGACTCGAGCCCCGGAAACCTTCTCACTGGATTCGGATTCTACAATCCGTTTTGGCTGCTTGACGTAGCCAATGCTGCCATTGTTGTCCACCTTGTTGGCGCATACCAAGTGTACTGCCAGCCCCTTTTCTCATTCATAGAGAAAACGGCCACGGATAGATTCCCAAACAGTGATTTCGTcaacaaagaaattaaaatacCGATCCCAGGGTACCATCCGTATAAACTCAATCTCTTCAGATTGGTGTGGAGGACAATTTTTGTCATCATAACAACTCTTTTATCAATGCTACTTCCATTTTTCAATGACATTGTGGGGCTTCTTGGAGCCATTGGATTTTGGCCCATAACAGTGTATTTTCCGGTGGAGATGTACATTGTTCAGAAGAGAATACCAAAGTGGAGCACAAGATGGGTATGCTTATACATGCTTAGTTTTGCTTGCCTTATAGTTAGTGTGACAGCTGCAGCAGGTTCTGTTGCTGGGATCATCGACGATGTAAAAGTTTACAAGCCATTTAGGACTAACTACTAA
- the LOC107623965 gene encoding amino acid permease 3 isoform X2: MVEDVASGNHHLQQQQPQAFDVSVEGYEHRDSKFFDEDGRHKRTGTVWTASAHIITAVIGAGVLSLSWAIAQLGWVAGPAAMILFSLVTYYTSTLLSVCYRTGDPVNGKRNHTYMDAVRSILGGFKVKICGCIQYANLFGVAVGYTVAASISMMAVQRSNCFHSSGGKDPCHMNSNVYMITFGVAEIILSQIPDFDQLWWLSIVAAVMSFTYSIIGLGLGVGKVVENKRVRGSLTGITVGTVSESRKIWRTFQALGDIAFAYSYSMILIEIEDTVKSPPKESTTMKKATFISVVVTTFFYMLCGCFGYAAFGDSSPGNLLTGFGFYNPFWLLDVANAAIVVHLVGAYQVYCQPLFSFIEKTATDRFPNSDFVNKEIKIPIPGYHPYKLNLFRLVWRTIFVIITTLLSMLLPFFNDIVGLLGAIGFWPITVYFPVEMYIVQKRIPKWSTRWVCLYMLSFACLIVSVTAAAGSVAGIIDDVKVYKPFRTNY, from the exons ATGGTTGAGGACGTAGCTAGCGGCAACCACCAcctccaacaacaacaaccacaagcatttgatgTCTCCGTTGAAGGGTATGAACACAGAGATTCCAAGTTCTTTGATGAGGACGGCCGCCACAAACGAACTG GTACTGTGTGGACTGCAAGTGCGCACATAATAACGGCGGTTATTGGCGCTGGGGTGTTGTCCTTGTCTTGGGCTATAGCTCAGCTTGGTTGGGTTGCTGGTCCTGCTGCGATGATTCTCTTCTCTCTTGTTACCTACTACACTTCCactcttctatctgtttgttacCGTACCGGTGACCCAGTTAATGGAAAGAGAAACCACACATACATGGATGCTGTTAGATCAATTCTTG GTGGCTTTAAGGTCAAGATTTGCGGTTGTATTCAGTATGCTAACCTTTTTGGCGTTGCCGTTGGGTACACAGTAGCAGCTTCCATAAGCATGAT GGCAGTCCAAAGGTCTAATTGCTTCCACAGTAGCGGTGGGAAGGATCCGTGCCACATGAATAGCAATGTGTACATGATTACGTTTGGTGTTGCGGAAATTATCCTCTCCCAAATTCCAGACTTCGATCAGTTATGGTGGCTTTCCATTGTAGCTGCTGTCATGTCCTTCACTTACTCGATAATTGGACTGGGTTTGGGTGTTGGTAAAGTCGTAG AAAACAAGAGAGTAAGAGGAAGCCTAACCGGCATAACTGTTGGGACTGTGAGTGAGAGTAGAAAAATTTGGAGAACCTTCCAAGCACTTGGCGACATAGCCTTTGCTTACTCATACTCAATGATCCTGATAGAAATTGAG GATACTGTCAAATCTCCTCCAAAAGAGTCCACAACAATGAAGAAGGCTACTTTCATTAGTGTAGTAGTCACAACCTTTTTCTACATGCTATGCGGCTGCTTTGGATACGCTGCTTTCGGAGACTCGAGCCCCGGAAACCTTCTCACTGGATTCGGATTCTACAATCCGTTTTGGCTGCTTGACGTAGCCAATGCTGCCATTGTTGTCCACCTTGTTGGCGCATACCAAGTGTACTGCCAGCCCCTTTTCTCATTCATAGAGAAAACGGCCACGGATAGATTCCCAAACAGTGATTTCGTcaacaaagaaattaaaatacCGATCCCAGGGTACCATCCGTATAAACTCAATCTCTTCAGATTGGTGTGGAGGACAATTTTTGTCATCATAACAACTCTTTTATCAATGCTACTTCCATTTTTCAATGACATTGTGGGGCTTCTTGGAGCCATTGGATTTTGGCCCATAACAGTGTATTTTCCGGTGGAGATGTACATTGTTCAGAAGAGAATACCAAAGTGGAGCACAAGATGGGTATGCTTATACATGCTTAGTTTTGCTTGCCTTATAGTTAGTGTGACAGCTGCAGCAGGTTCTGTTGCTGGGATCATCGACGATGTAAAAGTTTACAAGCCATTTAGGACTAACTACTAA